The following coding sequences lie in one Bacteroidota bacterium genomic window:
- a CDS encoding thiol reductase thioredoxin produces the protein MANNFSILIAALLLMTTACSNTTGKQTNTNENLNVSGKPEYLTYDTFLEKVWNFEKNPQTWVHEGELPAIVDFYADWCAPCRRIAPIMDKIAKDYEGRLKVYKIDVDKEQRLASVFQVRSIPSILFVPVQGQPMMQAGALTEEMYIKIIEEELLKAKN, from the coding sequence ATGGCCAATAATTTCAGCATCCTGATTGCTGCCCTGCTACTGATGACCACGGCATGCAGCAACACGACCGGAAAACAGACCAATACCAATGAAAACCTGAATGTTTCAGGCAAACCTGAGTACCTGACATACGACACCTTCCTGGAAAAGGTGTGGAACTTTGAAAAGAACCCGCAGACCTGGGTGCACGAAGGCGAGCTTCCTGCCATTGTGGACTTTTATGCCGACTGGTGCGCACCTTGCCGCCGCATTGCCCCGATCATGGATAAGATTGCCAAAGATTACGAAGGCAGGCTCAAGGTTTATAAAATCGATGTGGACAAAGAACAGCGGCTCGCCAGTGTGTTTCAGGTGCGCAGCATCCCCTCGATCCTCTTTGTGCCCGTTCAAGGCCAGCCCATGATGCAAGCCGGCGCACTCACCGAGGAAATGTATATCAAAATCATTGAGGAAGAATTACTTAAAGCTAAAAATTAA
- the trxA gene encoding thioredoxin, translating into MLEHLTKQTFLEKVFNYEENRDWKFEGELPCIIDFYADWCMPCKMVAPILEELAKEYEGKINIYKVDTEEEQELAAVFGIRSIPSLLFCPKNGQPQMAMGALPKETFKKAIEDVLLKN; encoded by the coding sequence ATGTTGGAGCATCTGACCAAGCAAACCTTTCTTGAAAAGGTTTTCAATTACGAAGAAAACAGAGATTGGAAATTTGAAGGCGAACTGCCATGCATCATCGATTTTTATGCCGACTGGTGCATGCCTTGCAAGATGGTAGCCCCCATCCTGGAAGAGTTGGCCAAAGAATATGAAGGAAAGATCAACATCTACAAAGTGGACACAGAAGAAGAGCAGGAACTTGCAGCCGTTTTCGGCATCAGGAGCATCCCGTCGCTCTTGTTCTGCCCCAAGAATGGCCAGCCTCAGATGGCCATGGGTGCACTACCTAAAGAAACCTTCAAAAAAGCCATTGAAGACGTGCTGCTCAAAAACTGA
- a CDS encoding WbqC family protein — protein MTDQDLPIVLPVAYFPPLSWMAIFLATEVPLLEINETYPKQTLRNRCYILGANGPQRLSVPVKKPHGNHTKTSDIIIDPTLPWAMQHERAIASAYRRTPYYMHYEAELAGFFRKQHSSLSDLCHEGLALCLRMLRTDKTWDYTKQFSPHSRNLALHFPFETTNQPAKIFPAYFQAFSDRLGFVPNLSVLDAIFNLGPTETMLYLRRLAAEIGKTFPAYSG, from the coding sequence ATGACAGATCAGGATTTGCCCATCGTTTTGCCGGTGGCCTACTTTCCACCCTTATCGTGGATGGCCATTTTTTTGGCAACCGAGGTTCCTTTGCTCGAGATCAACGAAACTTACCCCAAGCAAACCCTGCGCAACCGGTGTTATATCCTGGGAGCCAACGGCCCCCAGAGGCTCAGCGTTCCGGTGAAGAAACCACATGGAAATCACACGAAAACGAGCGACATCATTATCGACCCAACCCTGCCCTGGGCAATGCAGCATGAACGGGCTATTGCTTCGGCTTATCGCAGGACTCCTTATTATATGCATTACGAAGCTGAGCTTGCCGGCTTTTTCAGAAAACAACACAGCAGCCTGAGCGATTTGTGCCACGAGGGACTTGCACTTTGCCTGCGCATGTTGCGTACGGACAAAACCTGGGACTACACAAAGCAATTCAGTCCACACTCCCGCAACCTGGCGCTCCACTTTCCGTTTGAGACAACCAATCAGCCTGCCAAAATTTTTCCGGCTTATTTTCAGGCATTCTCCGACAGGCTTGGTTTTGTGCCCAACCTGAGTGTGCTCGATGCGATTTTTAATCTCGGGCCGACCGAAACCATGCTTTATCTGCGCCGTCTGGCAGCAGAAATCGGGAAAACATTCCCGGCCTATTCGGGATAA
- a CDS encoding HDIG domain-containing protein yields the protein MKYVISLRMVKKLRNRLTDSFYRIHYPVVMLVSFILAALLVVLVMPRTARFGFEYQRGRVWQHSHLYAPFDFTIYKTESQLASERKKLSRQVYPYFVFDEIETARSRERLEQAAMEQFRGPSREVRICIRSLLALFDQVHQVGIVQHHSILDREDFPGRINIVRNRTVAVKSIDDVYSLTHAFDRFRKATDTMRYCDRQTALTLLTKSLTQNLIYDETMSRQELEQAWQRISPTFGLIQKGELIISEGEMVDEEKETILNSLRLEYDRRAGDQWSRTSQRAGETILIVIIFVILFFYIRQFRADLFDQLRKVNMLLLLMLSTVVSALLLLDKAPGYFYLFPFGILPIILITFFDSRTTIVVQLLATILIAIAVPNAFQFVFLQFVVGYVVVFGLERHSRRLFFFRTSLLIFLAYLAVYAGFSLMQLPGLTHFDLTMVARFAASSALTLFSLPLIYLLERIFRVISDLSLLELSNTNNPLLRELALRAPGTFQHSIQVANLAEEALAAIGGHVLLARTGALYHDIGKMENPYYFIENQAGGYNPHDDITPAESAEIIIGHVLKGIEMARKAGLPEQIIDFIRTHHGTSRVDYFYIMAQRQQAGVQLDERGFRYHGPIPFSRETAVVMMADAVEASSRSLRQPTEQKINDLIEYIIGKQLADQQFVNADITLRDINLVKKIFKRKLLNIYHVRIAYPE from the coding sequence ATGAAATATGTAATTTCGTTGCGCATGGTAAAGAAACTACGAAACAGGCTGACCGACAGCTTCTACAGGATCCACTATCCGGTGGTTATGCTGGTGTCGTTTATTTTGGCAGCCTTGCTGGTTGTGCTGGTTATGCCCCGCACTGCGCGTTTTGGCTTTGAATATCAGCGGGGACGGGTATGGCAGCATTCGCACCTCTACGCACCTTTCGACTTTACGATCTATAAAACTGAGTCGCAGCTGGCCTCGGAGCGAAAAAAGCTGAGCCGGCAGGTCTATCCGTACTTCGTTTTCGACGAAATTGAAACTGCAAGGAGCAGGGAAAGGCTCGAGCAGGCTGCCATGGAGCAGTTCCGCGGACCTTCGCGTGAAGTCAGGATCTGCATCCGCTCTTTGCTCGCATTGTTCGATCAGGTACATCAGGTCGGGATCGTTCAGCACCACAGCATACTTGATAGGGAGGATTTTCCTGGTCGCATAAATATTGTCCGTAACCGCACGGTAGCGGTAAAGTCGATCGACGACGTGTACAGCCTGACGCATGCGTTCGACCGTTTCCGCAAGGCTACCGATACCATGCGCTACTGCGACCGACAGACTGCCCTGACCCTACTCACCAAATCGCTTACGCAAAACCTGATATATGACGAAACCATGTCGCGTCAGGAGCTGGAGCAGGCCTGGCAACGCATCTCGCCTACTTTTGGACTGATTCAGAAAGGAGAGCTGATTATCAGCGAGGGTGAGATGGTGGACGAAGAAAAGGAAACCATACTCAATTCATTGCGGCTGGAATACGACCGCAGGGCCGGCGACCAATGGAGCCGTACCAGCCAGCGGGCCGGCGAAACGATCCTGATAGTAATCATCTTTGTTATCCTGTTCTTCTATATCCGGCAGTTCAGGGCAGATCTTTTTGACCAGCTCCGCAAAGTCAATATGCTTTTGCTGCTCATGCTTTCTACGGTTGTGTCTGCATTGTTGCTGCTCGACAAAGCGCCAGGTTATTTTTACCTGTTTCCGTTTGGCATCCTGCCCATCATCCTGATCACTTTCTTCGACTCGCGCACTACCATTGTTGTCCAGTTGCTCGCCACCATCCTCATAGCCATCGCAGTCCCTAATGCATTTCAGTTTGTCTTTCTGCAATTCGTCGTTGGTTATGTAGTGGTTTTTGGTTTGGAGCGTCACAGCCGCCGCTTGTTTTTCTTCCGTACCTCTTTGCTGATTTTTCTCGCCTACCTTGCGGTATATGCCGGATTTAGCCTGATGCAGCTTCCCGGTCTGACACACTTCGATCTGACAATGGTTGCCAGATTTGCAGCGAGCAGTGCCCTGACACTCTTTTCTTTGCCACTCATTTATCTGCTTGAGCGCATCTTCCGCGTAATCTCCGACCTCAGTCTGCTCGAGCTGAGCAATACCAACAATCCTTTGCTCAGGGAACTCGCTTTGCGCGCACCCGGCACTTTTCAGCATTCCATTCAGGTGGCCAATCTGGCGGAAGAAGCGCTTGCAGCCATTGGAGGCCATGTGTTGCTGGCCCGCACCGGTGCGCTGTATCACGACATTGGCAAAATGGAGAATCCTTACTATTTTATTGAAAACCAGGCTGGTGGATACAATCCCCATGACGACATTACCCCCGCCGAAAGCGCCGAAATCATCATTGGCCACGTCCTTAAAGGAATTGAGATGGCCCGCAAGGCAGGACTGCCGGAACAGATCATCGATTTTATCCGCACCCACCATGGCACTTCGCGTGTGGATTACTTCTATATCATGGCTCAACGCCAGCAGGCCGGTGTGCAGCTCGACGAACGGGGGTTCAGGTACCATGGCCCCATCCCGTTTTCGCGCGAAACAGCTGTTGTGATGATGGCCGATGCGGTGGAAGCTTCTTCACGTAGCCTGCGCCAACCCACGGAACAAAAAATCAACGACCTCATCGAGTACATCATCGGCAAGCAACTTGCTGACCAGCAATTTGTGAATGCCGATATCACACTTCGCGACATCAACCTCGTGAAAAAGATATTCAAGCGAAAACTGCTGAATATCTACCATGTAAGAATAGCTTATCCCGAATAG
- a CDS encoding C40 family peptidase, with translation MWYVNMLPVASLRKEPSEKSELVSQLLFGEAYQILDRLSDWMLVKCHFDNYEGWMSQAQLSTHELNPADASSDWLVAEPVMQVKNNDGNQILLPMGSCVAPSICDISADTFEEWQKSGRIVSAGDPSPDKLIRFAAQLLGSPYLWGGRNPLGYDCSGFVQVVCKLAGLKLPRDARDQALVGEIIDFQDQAQAGDLAFFDNESGNIIHVGLLDGKGGIVHCSGKVRHDSLDAYGIFNRETKKHTHKLRLIRRLL, from the coding sequence ATGTGGTATGTAAACATGCTGCCTGTTGCCAGCCTGCGCAAGGAACCCTCCGAAAAAAGTGAATTGGTCAGTCAGCTCCTTTTTGGAGAAGCCTACCAGATCCTCGACCGCCTTTCCGACTGGATGCTGGTAAAATGTCATTTCGACAACTATGAAGGCTGGATGAGTCAGGCACAACTATCAACCCATGAGCTAAACCCGGCAGATGCCTCCAGCGACTGGCTCGTGGCCGAACCTGTTATGCAGGTAAAAAATAACGACGGAAACCAAATTCTTCTGCCGATGGGAAGTTGTGTGGCGCCTTCGATATGCGACATATCGGCAGACACATTCGAAGAATGGCAGAAATCAGGACGTATTGTCAGCGCCGGAGATCCCAGCCCGGACAAGCTCATCCGTTTTGCAGCTCAATTGCTCGGAAGCCCCTACCTCTGGGGAGGTCGCAATCCGCTCGGCTACGACTGCAGCGGTTTTGTGCAGGTGGTATGTAAACTGGCCGGCCTGAAATTGCCAAGAGACGCCCGCGACCAGGCGCTCGTTGGCGAAATAATTGATTTTCAGGACCAGGCACAAGCCGGCGACCTCGCATTTTTCGATAACGAAAGCGGAAATATTATCCACGTGGGCCTGCTCGACGGCAAGGGAGGAATTGTTCACTGCTCGGGCAAGGTGCGACACGACAGCCTGGATGCATATGGCATATTCAACCGCGAAACAAAAAAACACACCCACAAATTGCGGCTCATCAGACGGCTGTTGTAA
- a CDS encoding thioredoxin produces MVLPTNLEHVATAKELQQLIETHENVMVCCGRMGPMCIPVYGIMEELRDEYTHVAFRDMAFDSPEAAVIRNLPECRNFMGLPFTVYYRNGKVVAATSSIQTRDQITTILDREFGKPE; encoded by the coding sequence ATGGTACTACCTACAAATCTTGAACACGTTGCAACGGCAAAGGAGCTTCAGCAACTGATTGAAACACATGAAAATGTAATGGTATGTTGCGGCCGCATGGGGCCGATGTGCATACCTGTATATGGAATAATGGAAGAGCTGCGCGACGAATATACGCATGTGGCTTTCCGCGACATGGCATTCGATTCACCCGAAGCTGCGGTAATCCGTAATTTGCCCGAGTGCCGCAATTTTATGGGACTGCCGTTTACCGTTTACTACAGGAATGGTAAGGTAGTTGCCGCCACAAGCAGCATTCAGACACGCGACCAGATTACCACCATTCTCGATCGCGAATTCGGGAAACCTGAATAA
- the trxB gene encoding thioredoxin-disulfide reductase, with amino-acid sequence MQATHFDSIIIGAGPAGLTAGIYLSRAKANVLILDSGVAGGQMVLTHEIANYPGFESISGYELATRMKNQAKNFGCKLMSGVSIEAIDFESERKWLRLTNGKEFTSDSIILATGGRSKSLGVPGEDKFRGRGISYCATCDGDFFTGKTIAVVGGGNTALEEADSLTKYASHVTIIHMLDTFQGFRHAQEVAYNNPKIDIRMQSRITEFLGDDKLEAVMVENLLTGEHYRMELDGVFVFIGYEANTDFLKGKCIALNERGEVMVDSAMQTNVPGVFAAGDANAKRYRQITLATADGTIAALSAMEYLNKLKMKHVEA; translated from the coding sequence ATGCAAGCAACACATTTCGACAGCATCATCATCGGTGCAGGTCCGGCAGGACTAACCGCAGGCATTTACCTGTCGCGCGCCAAAGCAAATGTGCTGATTCTGGACTCCGGAGTGGCCGGAGGTCAGATGGTGCTGACCCACGAGATTGCCAACTATCCAGGATTTGAATCCATTTCGGGCTACGAGCTGGCCACCAGGATGAAAAACCAGGCCAAAAACTTTGGCTGCAAGCTGATGAGCGGTGTAAGCATCGAAGCAATTGATTTTGAATCGGAGCGAAAATGGTTACGGTTGACCAACGGCAAGGAATTTACGTCCGACAGCATCATCCTGGCCACCGGAGGCAGGTCGAAAAGCCTGGGCGTGCCAGGTGAAGACAAGTTTCGGGGAAGAGGCATCTCCTATTGCGCCACCTGCGATGGCGACTTCTTTACCGGAAAAACCATTGCCGTTGTTGGCGGAGGAAACACTGCCCTGGAGGAAGCCGACTCGCTGACAAAATATGCCTCGCACGTGACCATCATACACATGCTCGACACTTTCCAGGGTTTCAGGCATGCACAGGAGGTAGCTTATAACAACCCAAAAATCGATATCCGGATGCAAAGCCGCATCACGGAGTTTCTGGGCGACGACAAGCTGGAAGCTGTGATGGTCGAAAACCTGCTCACAGGCGAACACTACCGCATGGAGCTCGATGGTGTATTCGTTTTCATTGGTTATGAAGCCAATACCGATTTTCTGAAAGGAAAATGCATCGCCCTGAACGAACGTGGAGAAGTGATGGTGGATTCGGCAATGCAAACCAATGTGCCCGGAGTATTTGCCGCCGGCGATGCCAATGCCAAACGCTACCGCCAGATTACCCTGGCAACAGCCGACGGCACAATAGCTGCTTTGAGTGCGATGGAATACCTCAACAAACTGAAAATGAAACACGTAGAAGCATAA
- a CDS encoding TonB-dependent receptor, translating into MRTTTFLALFVILLGLQASGQQLTGRISDKESGLPLVGAEIRLQHGKKGTLSNASGFFQLAVDSASGRLTVSHIGYRTQELAYRIAESPLHIMMERSITQLDEIQVMAQTAREGHTPIAFTRIGAEKIALTLGDRPLPEVMSFSPGVYASRDGGGSGDATLSIRGFQQENLAVLLNGIPINGAENGLVYWNNWMGLTEVARSIEFQRGIGASKIAQNSVGGTVNILTTGTGSEAGGVLAHQLTSYGNTRTSLSYNSGELSNGWSYSLLGSRTAGPGYVDATYVDGWAYFLSIGKQIGPHQRLLFTALGGPERHGQRNFKLSQEEIDRFGHKYNKEWGHDNGRINNASENFYHKPHFGLTHYLQANNKTLLVNTLYFSPGWGGGKWNDSYQYGPGVFAFRNAAGQIDWDAIYSYNANNQDTATLANGTQVSGFSKVVQTHFLASHVWAGALSTLETDLGSGLRLTTGLHYRYFSSTLRQEVASLLGGRFYIDDYSWSAAGVAGRPQIRMPGDNIRLHNGAILNMLSAFGQLEKSFGKLNTFIAGTVSGQTYRRRDLYNNPDQPLSETLALGGFDLKGGINYRFGTMSKLYLNMAHFNRLPYYKFVFGNFNNTPVRDIRNEKVNTIEAGYGLTAELLSLNLSAYNTIWKDVSFLTQEYIQLENNTQTRAMVRGLDAVHRGLEADMSLRLADNLRLGLIAGFGNWKWNKDVEARLFNDRDIVVDTVQVFAKGLYVGGAPQLQAGMQLELRLFDKMKFEWRTMHFDRHYASFDPAGRQNAQDRSQAYKLPAATVTDIHFSMPLRLLGHEAKVYLNANNVFNQVYILKGEDGQNHDLQSFRGFWSFGRHFDMGLRLVL; encoded by the coding sequence ATGAGAACAACAACATTTTTAGCCTTATTCGTGATTTTGCTCGGATTGCAGGCAAGCGGCCAGCAACTTACAGGCAGGATATCCGACAAAGAGAGTGGTCTTCCGCTGGTGGGGGCGGAGATCAGGCTGCAGCATGGCAAAAAAGGCACCCTGAGCAATGCTTCAGGATTTTTTCAGCTCGCCGTGGATTCTGCAAGTGGCAGGCTAACCGTAAGTCACATCGGCTACCGCACACAGGAACTTGCATACCGTATTGCGGAAAGTCCGCTCCATATCATGATGGAGCGAAGCATTACCCAGCTGGATGAGATACAGGTGATGGCCCAGACGGCGCGGGAAGGACACACGCCTATTGCCTTCACCCGTATAGGAGCGGAAAAAATTGCCCTCACACTTGGCGACCGGCCTTTGCCAGAGGTTATGAGTTTCAGCCCCGGGGTGTATGCCAGCCGTGACGGGGGCGGATCGGGTGATGCTACCCTCAGCATCAGGGGATTTCAACAGGAAAACCTGGCGGTGTTGCTCAACGGCATACCGATCAACGGAGCCGAAAACGGATTGGTTTATTGGAACAACTGGATGGGTCTCACCGAAGTGGCGCGGAGCATTGAGTTTCAGCGTGGCATCGGGGCCAGCAAAATAGCCCAGAACTCTGTAGGAGGCACCGTAAACATCCTCACCACAGGCACAGGGAGCGAAGCCGGAGGCGTGCTGGCGCACCAGCTGACAAGTTATGGCAACACCCGTACATCGCTGAGTTACAACTCAGGCGAGCTGAGCAATGGTTGGTCGTACAGCCTGCTTGGTTCGCGTACGGCTGGTCCGGGCTATGTTGACGCCACTTATGTGGATGGCTGGGCCTATTTCCTGAGCATTGGCAAACAGATCGGGCCACACCAAAGGCTGTTGTTTACAGCCCTGGGCGGTCCGGAACGACACGGGCAGCGCAACTTCAAACTCAGCCAGGAAGAAATTGATCGATTTGGCCACAAGTACAACAAGGAGTGGGGACACGACAACGGCAGGATCAACAATGCCAGCGAAAACTTTTACCACAAACCACATTTTGGGCTTACTCATTACTTGCAGGCAAACAATAAAACCTTGCTGGTGAACACTTTATATTTCTCACCTGGTTGGGGTGGCGGAAAGTGGAACGATAGCTACCAATACGGTCCGGGGGTTTTTGCTTTCAGGAATGCAGCCGGCCAGATCGACTGGGATGCGATATACAGCTACAATGCAAACAATCAGGACACCGCCACACTTGCCAATGGCACACAGGTGAGTGGTTTCAGCAAGGTGGTACAAACCCATTTCCTGGCAAGTCACGTATGGGCAGGTGCGCTCAGCACACTGGAAACCGATCTGGGCAGCGGACTTCGGCTCACTACCGGCCTGCACTATCGCTATTTCAGCTCCACACTCCGCCAGGAAGTTGCCAGCTTGCTAGGTGGCAGGTTTTATATTGACGATTACAGCTGGTCGGCAGCCGGAGTTGCCGGCAGGCCTCAGATCCGCATGCCCGGCGACAACATCAGGCTGCACAACGGGGCAATTCTGAATATGTTAAGTGCCTTTGGTCAGCTGGAAAAAAGTTTTGGCAAGCTCAACACCTTTATAGCAGGCACCGTTTCGGGTCAGACCTACAGGCGCCGCGACCTGTATAACAATCCTGATCAACCGCTGAGCGAAACACTTGCACTTGGCGGCTTTGATCTTAAAGGTGGCATCAACTACAGGTTTGGGACGATGAGCAAACTGTATCTCAACATGGCCCATTTCAACCGTCTGCCCTATTACAAGTTTGTGTTTGGCAATTTCAACAACACCCCGGTACGTGATATCCGAAACGAAAAAGTAAACACCATCGAGGCAGGGTACGGGCTTACCGCTGAGCTGCTTAGCCTGAACCTTTCGGCTTACAATACGATTTGGAAAGACGTTTCATTCCTGACGCAGGAATACATCCAGCTCGAAAACAATACACAAACCCGGGCCATGGTGCGCGGCCTTGATGCTGTGCACAGAGGTCTGGAAGCGGATATGAGCCTCCGTTTAGCTGACAACCTGCGTCTTGGGCTGATTGCCGGTTTTGGCAACTGGAAATGGAACAAGGATGTTGAGGCCCGACTGTTCAACGACAGGGATATTGTGGTGGATACTGTGCAGGTGTTTGCCAAAGGTTTGTATGTGGGTGGAGCGCCACAACTGCAGGCAGGCATGCAACTCGAGCTCAGACTGTTCGACAAAATGAAATTCGAATGGCGCACCATGCACTTCGACAGACACTATGCATCTTTTGATCCTGCAGGCCGGCAAAATGCACAGGATCGCAGTCAGGCCTACAAACTGCCGGCAGCCACGGTAACAGATATTCATTTTTCCATGCCCCTGCGCCTGCTCGGGCACGAGGCAAAAGTTTATCTGAATGCAAACAATGTTTTTAACCAGGTGTACATCCTGAAGGGTGAAGACGGACAAAATCATGACCTGCAATCATTCAGAGGTTTCTGGTCGTTTGGCCGCCATTTCGACATGGGCCTGAGGCTTGTACTATAA